One Pseudomonadales bacterium genomic region harbors:
- a CDS encoding DUF4124 domain-containing protein — MKFIFLILIALIALNSANSLAEIYRYVDKYGNVHYGDR, encoded by the coding sequence ATGAAGTTTATTTTCCTGATACTAATTGCCTTAATAGCGCTGAACAGCGCAAACAGCCTGGCAGAAATTTACCGTTATGTTGATAAATACGGCAATGTTCACTACGGCGACAGGC